DNA from Canis lupus familiaris isolate Mischka breed German Shepherd chromosome 9, alternate assembly UU_Cfam_GSD_1.0, whole genome shotgun sequence:
AGCAAGGAAGAAGGGCTAGTCTAGATGAAAGGGGTCTCAAAGGACAGAGGAACCAAAGGCAGCACATGCGCCAGGAAGGGATGGGCCGGGCAGAGCAGCTGGCAAAGGCGATTTCAGGACAAATGGGGAGACTGCAGTTTGGATTGGGTATTTGATGATATGAAGAAATTGTGTGTGCTAAAATGTTGTCATTTGGTCTAGGTAGTAGAACGTTCTTATTTTTAGAGATGGAAAACTGACTATTTTGGGGtggaaatctttaaaatcttcagCATATAAAATTAGTTAAaggtaaaataagaaagagagaaagaaaaaggaaaagaaaaagaaaggaaaggaaaaaagaagataaagcttTGCGGGATGGGTGTTGACAGGTGGATCTGAGGAAATCCCTGCCACCCTGGCTGCCACCCAGTGTTAAGGGGATCAACGGTCACCCAAGGGATCCCGCACATCTAGCAATTCAGCTGTCTCCTGCCCCTACCACCCTAGGTTTCTCAGGAACAGGCCCACACAGAGTTGATGGTGAGTCCCAGCTGCGTCCCAGctgcagagggagacagacctgGGGCCATTCCCATCTCCATCATCTGAGGTTAGTAATAACAGTAGTAGTAACAATGGAAGGGGCattatctcatctaatcctcacagcAGCTCTGTGAGGTTCCTCCCGGCCCTGTGTCCTCAGGTGAATTCCCCAGCCTTTCAGAGACTTGGTGTCCTCTTCCgtaaaagggaaatgaaaagcaaacctagaggcacctgggtggctcaggggttgagcatctgcctttggctcaggtcgtgatcccggggtcctgggatcgagtcccgcatcagattccctgcagggagcctgcttttccttctgcctgtgtctctgcctctctgtgtatttctcatgaataaataaatatactcttaaaaatgaaaaagcaaacctAGTTCATAGGGTTGTGTGGATTACGTGAGATAACATAAATCCTGGGTTTGGCACTAAGCGGGGGCTCCAGAAATGGTAGCTGTGACTGCTTGTGAGCTCAGGACCCCAGGTGCCCAGGTGTAAGGGGCAAGCAGATCTAGGAGCAGTGCGGAGAGAGTAGGGGGACGAGGGCTGCACTGTTTGGGAGCAAACCCTAAATCTGGGAACAGAAGTCACGAAGGGGCACCAGGGAGCCCCAGCCCTAGTGGAAGGAGCAAACATATCCTGGCCTTCCAGACCGTTTGCTGGAATTTGTCCTCACACTCACTTTCTCCTccagcagaggaaaagcaggaaaggagggcccttcccaccctcccttccagGCTGGAAGCACTTCCGTCCCTCCTGCCTGCTCTGCCTGTGACAGGAGCCACACCATTCTCTGCAGAAGTCAGAGATGTGGGCCAGTGGATAGTTAGGACCAAAAGACACAAGTGGCACCATGAGGAGCCTGGAAGAGAGCCCCATGGAGCTCGGCCCCAATCTCGCCTGGGGCCTTGGGGGTAGCTCACCTGCTCCGGGAGGCTGGGCATACTCTCGAGGCTCTGCAGTCTCCCCTGGACATCCCGCATGCTCTCTTGCAGTGCCCGAACTGTCCCCACCAGCCACGTGTCCAATTCCTGGGGCCCCATCAGGCTACCCTCTGAAGAGCACAGACACACAAGGAAGGGGACTCAGAAGGCAACTCAGCTGGGGACAGGGTGGTGGCAggctggggcaggcctggggaAAAGTAATAGCGTGCAATCCCTTCTAAAGTGTGTCTTTTATAATAAAGTCCATCCATGTGGCTGAGTAACAAGTGGCCACGGGTTTGAATCCCAACACTGTCacttggctgtgtgactttgggtaagccAGAAACTTCTCTGAGACTCATTTTGTCATCTGAAAATTAGGGGAAGAGGTCATTGTCTTCACAGGACGCCTTACTTAAAGGAATAAAGGAGATAACATTTATGAGAGTGCCCCTTAAGGGGTGTGGCACACTGGAAGTTCTAGAAGGAGATAGGACGGAAATCATTATCCTTTGACAGTCTCAAATGGAAAGCCTTCAGAGAGGGGGCCAGGCAGGGACTTTGCCCATCCAGGCTGGCATCTGGCTGTTAGGCAAGTGCCCGCTGCTGGACTTTCACCTCCGCCCCAAGAGGGCAGTCAAGGGAAAGCCTGTGGCACACTAGAGCCATAAGGAATGGCAGAGTGAGTGAAAGGTTGGGCAAGGGCTCACCTTTCTCTGCAGGGAGCATGGAGCTGTTTCTGGTGTCAGGCTCTCCTCCAGGGGCTCCCTTCTGCTCTGTCCAAACCTGCTGAGatgagtcacaaggtccaggggtgggggtagagCAGCCAAGGCACAGGGGGTTGGGGAAGGCAAGGAATGAGGGGTAGTCTCACCAGCTCAGGTTCCAGCTGCTCCAGGGAATCACAGAAAACCTCAGAGTCCAGGTCCCTAGGTGGCTGGGACTCTGGGCAAGGGGATAGGTAACATTAGTGACAAAAGGGAGGCGATGGAAGAAGAAGGATGTGAAATGGGGCAGAGGCACCTGTTCAGGGGCCATTAGAGACACTGCCACAGGAGGCAGAGATGGGTCCCAGGAGTGAGATCCTGGAAATGGAATCCCAAAAACTGTCCCCTGGCCCTTGTAAGCACAGGAGGTCTCCGTATGTGTGCCCATGAGGTGTGGACATCCAGCCTTCTCTCCTTACCCATCCCACTGggagccccccacccaccaccagtCTGGGTTTGGTTTGGCTCTCTGTCCCTGTGGCCCAGGCACTGACCTGGACTTGGGGGTTCGGGTTCCCTGGGGAGGCAAGGAGGCTCTGGGGTAGCCCCAACATCTCCATTCAGCACCTGCTCTCTCCAACCTGCTGAGACAGCACCCAGAGGTGGGACTGGGAAGAGGCTGGTGCTTCCCAGGGAAATCAGCCCCTGCTCCCCATCAGCCATGAGCTCTCAAGACCCACTCCATCAGGGGCACTGGTTGGAGTCCCTACAAGGACATCACCTGGAGCCCTGTGCCCCTAAATCGCCCTTCAACTGAGCAGCCCCTCCACCTGGACCCAAGAAAATTCACTCAGCACTTGTGGAGCTAACAACCTGGGAGCCTGACCTGTGACCCTTCTCAGGAAGGTTTCCGGGGGCCTCGGCATATCAGGGATCACCCGGTACAAGGGCTCGAAGTGAGCAAACATGTCCTCTGCCACCGCGCCCAGGGGCACTGTGTCAATCACCTGTGGGAGAGGGGGTCTATCGGGTAGGCGCCAGCCCCTCCTGCTGCCGTCCTCTTACCCCACCTTGAGCTGGGTCCCttccaccctgcccctgccctgccatGCCCCTCCACCCTGGGCCCAGTCAGGGACCAGAGACAGGCAGAGCTGGGGAGATAGCATGAAGGTGGTAATTCCCACAAGTGTGTCAACGTGCAGGAAACATAATGGAGATGAGCGCCGAAGGATGGAAGGCAGGCCACCTAGCTGGGACCTTGGGGACAGAAAAAGCCCACAGCCTCGCCCTACCTTCTGTGCCACTAGCTTCATCTCAGTGATGTAGGCAGACATGGCCTCTTCCCTGCTCATCTTGCCCAGGCTGttccaggcatccctggggggCAGAGAGCTGTGAGGGACTGGTTGACAGCTGAGGCCTGTTTGCCCAGCTGGTAGGGAGCTCACCACTTATATCGTCCAATTGGGTCCCAGAACCCAGGCCGGGGGACCAGGCAGGGTCCCATGGTAGCTTGCTTGTAGTAGCTGTAGAATCTCAGCATCTCTTCATAGGAGGGGCGGTAAGAGCCTGGgcaggaggggtggaggtggaaggCAAAGCATCACCCCAAGCTCCaagagtggaggtggggggagaccCACTCTTGGAATGGGCAGAGATGGCGAGGCGTCCCACCCAGGGGGACAGGGGCAGGAGGTAGAGGAGATCCCCAAGGCAGCCCAGGCAGGGACTTATCTGCATAAACTGCAGGGATCAGAGCCTGGCAGGAGGCAGACCCCAATCTTCTTGACCCTCAAATGCAGGTCTCCGTGCCCTCACCATTCTTGGGCAGGTTCTGAATGACACTGACTGCGGCCTGGAACTGTTTTTGGTAGTCCGGTTCTGGGCTTTCATTCTTGGTACCCATACCCAGCAGCTCGGAGCCCTGGGGACCTATTTTTGAGCGACTCTGCAAGAACAAGCCTCCGTGTGAGCAGACCTCCACGATCCACCCTGGCCAACAACTCAGTAAGCCACTGATCCACTTTCCAGAGGGGCAGACTAAGCTCTCGACCTGAGTGAGATACCCTGTGGGCGGGGTCAGAAGCTGAGAAGATTCCTTTCCAAACACCAGGGCGGCGTGGGTGGGGCCAGGGTGGGCGCAGAGGACCTCGGTGGGTGGGTGAAGGCAGGTGTCAAAGGTCGTCGTTCCTCCTCTAGATGCACATCTCCAACTCCTGGCCAGAACTGGCAAGCCGAGCGGAGTCAGGGTGGGGCCAATAGACTCTCACCCTGGTCCCCCACCCGCTCTGCCCTAGGGTCCCCTAACCCCAGCCGCCTGGCCGCCTGGCACTCACCCTGCAGCTCCCACCACCCGGACCTAGGTCCTCGGTCGCCACTAGCCGGAGGCTTCCGACTGACCTCCGGGCCCAATCTGACCGGGATGTGGACGCAGGGGGAAAATTTAAGCCAATGAGAGAGCCCGTTTCAGCTTCTCCTTCTATACCTCAGCCACTCAGCGCGGCCCTTTCAAGATTATGCAAATATTTAGCTGTGCCTCTCCCAATCAGTCGAGGCGGATCCACCGGCCGGCTCCCCAGCCATGTAGGGGCCAGAGGCGGGAGGAAGCGCCACCCGGTGGACGTAGGGAAAAGACGCGGAGTCCTCGCGCCCCCTGGTGGAAGCCCG
Protein-coding regions in this window:
- the ACBD4 gene encoding acyl-CoA-binding domain-containing protein 4 isoform X7 translates to MGWRPRKAAAPRVVSVTSTFLARSWRCASRGGTTTFDTCLHPPTEVLCAHPGPTHAALVFGKESSQLLTPPTGYLTQSRSKIGPQGSELLGMGTKNESPEPDYQKQFQAAVSVIQNLPKNGSYRPSYEEMLRFYSYYKQATMGPCLVPRPGFWDPIGRYKWDAWNSLGKMSREEAMSAYITEMKLVAQKVIDTVPLGAVAEDMFAHFEPLYRVIPDMPRPPETFLRRVTGWREQVLNGDVGATPEPPCLPREPEPPSPESQPPRDLDSEVFCDSLEQLEPELVWTEQKGAPGGEPDTRNSSMLPAEKEGSLMGPQELDTWLVGTVRALQESMRDVQGRLQSLESMPSLPEQRTPPRARPWPLRLSGPTLLFFLLWPFIVQWLFRTFRTQKR
- the ACBD4 gene encoding acyl-CoA-binding domain-containing protein 4 isoform X6; the protein is MGWRPRKAAAPRVVSVTSTFLARSWRCASRGGTTTFDTCLHPPTEVLCAHPGPTHAALVFGKESSQLLTPPTGYLTQSRSKIGPQGSELLGMGTKNESPEPDYQKQFQAAVSVIQNLPKNGSYRPSYEEMLRFYSYYKQATMGPCLVPRPGFWDPIGRYKWDAWNSLGKMSREEAMSAYITEMKLVAQKVIDTVPLGAVAEDMFAHFEPLYRVIPDMPRPPETFLRRVTGWREQVLNGDVGATPEPPCLPREPEPPSPESQPPRDLDSEVFCDSLEQLEPELQVWTEQKGAPGGEPDTRNSSMLPAEKEGSLMGPQELDTWLVGTVRALQESMRDVQGRLQSLESMPSLPEQQRTPPRARPWPLRLSGPTLLFFLLWPFIVQWLFRTFRTQKR
- the ACBD4 gene encoding acyl-CoA-binding domain-containing protein 4 isoform X8, encoding MDHWNYERSRSKIGPQGSELLGMGTKNESPEPDYQKQFQAAVSVIQNLPKNGSYRPSYEEMLRFYSYYKQATMGPCLVPRPGFWDPIGRYKCSLPPRDAWNSLGKMSREEAMSAYITEMKLVAQKVIDTVPLGAVAEDMFAHFEPLYRVIPDMPRPPETFLRRVTAGWREQVLNGDVGATPEPPCLPREPEPPSPESQPPRDLDSEVFCDSLEQLEPELQVWTEQKGAPGGEPDTRNSSMLPAEKEGSLMGPQELDTWLVGTVRALQESMRDVQGRLQSLESMPSLPEQQRTPPRARPWPLRLSGPTLLFFLLWPFIVQWLFRTFRTQKR
- the ACBD4 gene encoding acyl-CoA-binding domain-containing protein 4 isoform X2 → MGWRPRKAAAPRVVSVTSTFLARSWRCASRGGTTTFDTCLHPPTEVLCAHPGPTHAALVFGKESSQLLTPPTGYLTQSRSKIGPQGSELLGMGTKNESPEPDYQKQFQAAVSVIQNLPKNGSYRPSYEEMLRFYSYYKQATMGPCLVPRPGFWDPIGRYKCSLPPRDAWNSLGKMSREEAMSAYITEMKLVAQKVIDTVPLGAVAEDMFAHFEPLYRVIPDMPRPPETFLRRVTGWREQVLNGDVGATPEPPCLPREPEPPSPESQPPRDLDSEVFCDSLEQLEPELQVWTEQKGAPGGEPDTRNSSMLPAEKEGSLMGPQELDTWLVGTVRALQESMRDVQGRLQSLESMPSLPEQQRTPPRARPWPLRLSGPTLLFFLLWPFIVQWLFRTFRTQKR
- the ACBD4 gene encoding acyl-CoA-binding domain-containing protein 4 isoform X5 codes for the protein MGWRPRKAAAPRVVSVTSTFLARSWRCASRGGTTTFDTCLHPPTEVLCAHPGPTHAALVFGKESSQLLTPPTGYLTQSRSKIGPQGSELLGMGTKNESPEPDYQKQFQAAVSVIQNLPKNGSYRPSYEEMLRFYSYYKQATMGPCLVPRPGFWDPIGRYKWDAWNSLGKMSREEAMSAYITEMKLVAQKVIDTVPLGAVAEDMFAHFEPLYRVIPDMPRPPETFLRRVTAGWREQVLNGDVGATPEPPCLPREPEPPSPESQPPRDLDSEVFCDSLEQLEPELQVWTEQKGAPGGEPDTRNSSMLPAEKEGSLMGPQELDTWLVGTVRALQESMRDVQGRLQSLESMPSLPEQQRTPPRARPWPLRLSGPTLLFFLLWPFIVQWLFRTFRTQKR
- the ACBD4 gene encoding acyl-CoA-binding domain-containing protein 4 isoform X3 codes for the protein MGWRPRKAAAPRVVSVTSTFLARSWRCASRGGTTTFDTCLHPPTEVLCAHPGPTHAALVFGKESSQLLTPPTGYLTQSRSKIGPQGSELLGMGTKNESPEPDYQKQFQAAVSVIQNLPKNGSYRPSYEEMLRFYSYYKQATMGPCLVPRPGFWDPIGRYKCSLPPRDAWNSLGKMSREEAMSAYITEMKLVAQKVIDTVPLGAVAEDMFAHFEPLYRVIPDMPRPPETFLRRVTAGWREQVLNGDVGATPEPPCLPREPEPPSPESQPPRDLDSEVFCDSLEQLEPELVWTEQKGAPGGEPDTRNSSMLPAEKEGSLMGPQELDTWLVGTVRALQESMRDVQGRLQSLESMPSLPEQQRTPPRARPWPLRLSGPTLLFFLLWPFIVQWLFRTFRTQKR
- the ACBD4 gene encoding acyl-CoA-binding domain-containing protein 4 isoform X4 — protein: MGWRPRKAAAPRVVSVTSTFLARSWRCASRGGTTTFDTCLHPPTEVLCAHPGPTHAALVFGKESSQLLTPPTGYLTQSRSKIGPQGSELLGMGTKNESPEPDYQKQFQAAVSVIQNLPKNGSYRPSYEEMLRFYSYYKQATMGPCLVPRPGFWDPIGRYKCSLPPRDAWNSLGKMSREEAMSAYITEMKLVAQKVIDTVPLGAVAEDMFAHFEPLYRVIPDMPRPPETFLRRVTAGWREQVLNGDVGATPEPPCLPREPEPPSPESQPPRDLDSEVFCDSLEQLEPELQVWTEQKGAPGGEPDTRNSSMLPAEKEGSLMGPQELDTWLVGTVRALQESMRDVQGRLQSLESMPSLPEQRTPPRARPWPLRLSGPTLLFFLLWPFIVQWLFRTFRTQKR
- the ACBD4 gene encoding acyl-CoA-binding domain-containing protein 4 isoform X1, whose amino-acid sequence is MGWRPRKAAAPRVVSVTSTFLARSWRCASRGGTTTFDTCLHPPTEVLCAHPGPTHAALVFGKESSQLLTPPTGYLTQSRSKIGPQGSELLGMGTKNESPEPDYQKQFQAAVSVIQNLPKNGSYRPSYEEMLRFYSYYKQATMGPCLVPRPGFWDPIGRYKCSLPPRDAWNSLGKMSREEAMSAYITEMKLVAQKVIDTVPLGAVAEDMFAHFEPLYRVIPDMPRPPETFLRRVTAGWREQVLNGDVGATPEPPCLPREPEPPSPESQPPRDLDSEVFCDSLEQLEPELQVWTEQKGAPGGEPDTRNSSMLPAEKEGSLMGPQELDTWLVGTVRALQESMRDVQGRLQSLESMPSLPEQQRTPPRARPWPLRLSGPTLLFFLLWPFIVQWLFRTFRTQKR